In Prosthecochloris marina, a single window of DNA contains:
- a CDS encoding succinate dehydrogenase, whose amino-acid sequence MSSQNENQETSTPVRFKAFGWLMQRITGVGLLLFLGLHFWLQHMPNGFLATAEEYNSILRELGSTGQEFADAFAKGALKEALPGEHVITYSKVLERLQAPLWKMIDIMLLFLALSHGMLGVSRALGDYVHNERIRKIAVAMGWTVSVLLAWQGTMAVMSVGMN is encoded by the coding sequence ATGAGCAGCCAGAATGAGAATCAAGAGACCAGCACACCGGTCCGGTTCAAGGCTTTCGGATGGTTGATGCAGCGTATAACGGGTGTTGGCCTTTTGTTGTTTCTTGGCCTGCATTTCTGGTTACAGCATATGCCCAACGGTTTTCTCGCGACAGCCGAAGAATATAATAGTATACTCAGAGAGCTCGGGTCCACCGGGCAGGAGTTCGCCGATGCGTTTGCAAAGGGCGCGCTGAAAGAGGCGTTGCCGGGAGAACATGTCATTACGTACAGTAAAGTTCTCGAGAGGTTACAAGCGCCGTTATGGAAAATGATCGATATCATGCTGTTGTTTTTGGCGTTGTCACATGGTATGCTGGGGGTCAGCAGGGCTCTTGGAGACTATGTGCATAACGAGCGTATAAGGAAGATCGCTGTAGCAATGGGTTGGACGGTAAGCGTGTTGCTTGCTTGGCAGGGCACTATGGCGGTTATGTCTGTTGGAATGAATTAG
- the sdhC gene encoding succinate dehydrogenase, cytochrome b556 subunit — translation MQENIERSGQSRNRPSFRTFLFTASSYRKLAGMSAWLLHRFTGLALVAYLVLHIIGLRSLADPVAFEAYVTTYRNPLFKMAEVMLLGSVAFHAFNGLRIMIQDAFYRSERQRQLFYGVLVLTFAVTLVGGLSIIFPYFIAPMLP, via the coding sequence ATGCAAGAAAACATTGAACGATCGGGACAATCAAGAAACAGGCCTTCGTTCAGAACGTTTCTGTTTACGGCATCTTCTTACCGCAAACTCGCAGGTATGTCGGCATGGCTGCTGCACCGGTTTACAGGTCTCGCGCTTGTAGCCTATCTTGTTTTGCACATCATTGGATTGCGTTCCCTTGCCGATCCTGTTGCGTTTGAAGCATATGTAACAACATATCGAAACCCCCTGTTCAAGATGGCCGAGGTTATGTTGCTCGGGTCGGTTGCATTTCATGCGTTCAACGGGTTGAGAATAATGATACAGGATGCGTTCTACCGTTCCGAACGACAGCGACAGTTGTTCTATGGTGTTCTGGTGTTGACGTTTGCCGTAACACTTGTCGGGGGACTGTCGATTATTTTTCCATACTTCATAGCCCCAATGCTTCCATGA
- the ftsZ gene encoding cell division protein FtsZ, whose amino-acid sequence MAFELDPGLFEHEEERGVSIKIVGVGGCGGNAVNNMIDRRIVGVDFIAFNTDRQALLNSKAPTRIQIGKKATNGLGAGADPAKGRQAAEDDRELIADQLRGADLVFIAAGMGKGTGTGAAPVIASIARNMGILTIGVVTRPFSFEGRIKAEIADGGIAELRKYIDTLIVIENEKILSIAEEGISATEAFNMANDVLYRAAKGIADIITSHGHVNVDFADVRSIMFGAGDAVMGSASASGERRALKASADAIASPLLEGVALKGAKGVLVNMTGDVTMRDMSDAMSYLEEQVGRSAKIINGYVENPEASGEIRVTVIVTGFSRDQEDPPEEKFSENIYMVDALTSRGKFSPPMSRQVAQGHDLTPDDLRIPAYIRRKIAIHDPMEVGSPTKEGGAKAEESSDDMIRKGESNMPAYLRRRKQ is encoded by the coding sequence ATGGCGTTTGAACTGGATCCCGGTTTGTTTGAGCATGAGGAGGAACGGGGCGTGTCCATCAAGATCGTCGGGGTTGGCGGGTGCGGTGGAAATGCGGTTAACAACATGATCGATCGCAGGATTGTCGGTGTGGATTTTATTGCCTTCAATACCGACCGCCAGGCTCTGTTGAATTCCAAGGCTCCTACGAGGATTCAGATCGGCAAAAAAGCAACCAACGGACTCGGGGCAGGAGCTGACCCTGCGAAAGGGCGCCAGGCTGCGGAAGATGACCGTGAACTGATCGCCGACCAGCTTCGGGGTGCGGACCTTGTTTTTATCGCTGCGGGAATGGGAAAAGGCACAGGGACCGGTGCTGCTCCGGTTATTGCTTCCATAGCAAGAAACATGGGGATTCTTACCATCGGGGTTGTCACCCGCCCGTTCAGTTTTGAAGGGAGGATCAAAGCTGAAATAGCCGATGGTGGTATTGCCGAACTGCGAAAATATATCGATACGCTCATCGTTATCGAGAACGAGAAGATTCTTAGTATCGCTGAAGAGGGAATCAGTGCTACCGAGGCCTTCAATATGGCCAATGACGTGCTTTACCGGGCGGCGAAAGGAATTGCGGATATCATTACCAGTCATGGTCATGTCAATGTCGATTTCGCCGATGTGCGGAGCATCATGTTCGGTGCAGGAGATGCCGTGATGGGATCGGCGTCGGCCTCCGGCGAAAGGCGGGCGCTCAAGGCTTCTGCCGATGCTATTGCAAGCCCTCTTTTGGAAGGTGTCGCTCTCAAAGGGGCAAAAGGGGTGCTGGTCAATATGACCGGTGATGTTACCATGCGGGACATGTCCGATGCCATGAGCTATCTCGAGGAGCAGGTGGGAAGGTCGGCTAAAATAATAAACGGCTATGTTGAAAACCCAGAAGCTTCGGGAGAAATAAGGGTAACGGTTATCGTTACAGGCTTCAGTCGTGATCAGGAAGACCCGCCGGAGGAAAAGTTTTCCGAAAACATATACATGGTCGATGCACTGACATCCAGAGGCAAGTTTTCTCCGCCGATGTCCCGTCAGGTCGCGCAGGGGCATGATCTAACGCCTGATGATCTTCGAATTCCCGCCTACATTCGCAGAAAAATAGCTATTCACGATCCGATGGAAGTCGGGTCTCCTACCAAAGAGGGGGGGGCAAAAGCCGAAGAGAGTTCTGATGATATGATTCGCAAGGGAGAGTCCAACATGCCCGCTTATTTGCGGCGGCGCAAGCAATAA
- the ftsA gene encoding cell division protein FtsA, which produces MQKSNIVVGLDIGTTKVCVVVAEKDEVGKLNILGKGRTDSEGLQRATVVNINKTVDAIKSAVADAERESSIRIKGVNVGISGAHVHCINSNSEISVNQSGVVNASDVKRFLEKAKTNIRYLDIDHEIIHVIPQEFIVDDQEGVLDPIGMAGTTMRGSAYIVVGMKTKIRNIKQCVEKAGLEVNAMTFEPIASGLAVMKKSEKKSGVVIVDIGGGTTEVAIYIDGAIRFSEVIKVAANDVTHDVAYGVKALYEVAEELKIKHGFAYSKERIEDEEILIDGIEGRPCKSFMKSSLTLIIEARMMEIFELIREAVKRSGYFEYLNAGAVITGGGSLMPGTDTLASNILGLDVRTGFPEGVSGGIKGAINNPIYATVMGLVAYSFENSDFQDSDVIDLRDGQTEPVDAEESHPEGETGRKIVDRLKDWWEKL; this is translated from the coding sequence ATGCAGAAAAGCAATATAGTCGTTGGGCTTGACATAGGGACAACAAAGGTCTGTGTTGTCGTTGCCGAAAAGGATGAAGTGGGAAAACTCAACATCCTCGGCAAGGGTCGTACCGATTCCGAAGGGCTCCAGCGGGCCACGGTCGTCAACATCAACAAAACGGTCGATGCCATCAAATCAGCGGTCGCAGATGCCGAGCGTGAATCCTCTATTCGTATAAAGGGGGTAAATGTCGGTATATCAGGAGCTCACGTTCATTGCATCAACAGTAATTCCGAGATAAGTGTCAATCAGTCCGGTGTCGTCAATGCTTCGGATGTGAAACGTTTCCTAGAAAAAGCAAAGACCAATATTCGCTATCTGGACATCGATCATGAGATTATCCATGTAATTCCCCAGGAGTTCATTGTCGATGATCAGGAGGGTGTGCTTGATCCGATCGGGATGGCCGGAACTACGATGCGCGGCAGTGCCTACATTGTTGTAGGGATGAAAACCAAGATCCGCAATATCAAGCAATGTGTTGAAAAAGCGGGTCTCGAAGTCAATGCCATGACGTTCGAACCGATAGCTTCGGGTCTTGCTGTTATGAAAAAGAGTGAGAAAAAAAGTGGTGTTGTCATTGTCGATATCGGAGGGGGGACAACAGAAGTCGCTATCTATATCGATGGAGCGATACGCTTTTCCGAAGTGATCAAAGTCGCAGCCAATGATGTAACGCATGACGTTGCATACGGTGTCAAGGCCCTCTACGAGGTTGCCGAAGAACTCAAGATCAAGCATGGTTTCGCTTATTCGAAGGAGCGAATTGAAGATGAGGAGATTCTTATAGACGGCATAGAGGGACGTCCCTGCAAATCTTTTATGAAGAGTTCACTGACTTTGATTATCGAGGCTCGCATGATGGAGATTTTCGAACTGATCAGAGAGGCTGTCAAACGTTCGGGATATTTTGAGTATTTAAATGCAGGGGCGGTCATTACCGGTGGCGGTAGTTTGATGCCCGGCACCGATACGCTTGCCTCGAATATACTGGGACTCGATGTGAGGACCGGTTTTCCCGAAGGGGTATCGGGTGGTATCAAAGGGGCAATCAACAATCCCATTTATGCTACGGTTATGGGGCTTGTTGCGTACTCTTTTGAAAACAGCGATTTTCAGGATAGCGATGTGATTGACTTGCGTGATGGTCAGACGGAACCCGTCGATGCCGAAGAGAGTCATCCGGAGGGAGAAACGGGGAGGAAAATAGTCGATCGCTTGAAAGACTGGTGGGAAAAGCTTTGA
- a CDS encoding cell division protein FtsQ/DivIB — protein MKGFVYDDDPGTPPEKHDEPAAGLNDGTDSGPAEPRWRFIVPVLLVLVVMLVGLGIYAQHWQRSVWVRDIIVSGNRLLDTGELREKAAGLLGRDLDDVDDAVLTKRYAELPYIRRAGITKEMNGIVRVTVEERVPMVKVVNGDKVQVIDTEGYILPYRDLPPSSSRLLQVTGMKTRHVKGTHLKKADEKHFAVLKEMVEALRASEYARLLVRDVCLEGENGAYFSVAGTPTRFIVGNDGDYKEKLKKFEIFWQKVVEKMGLDGYEKVDLRFDKRVFAVESGRGSSQRISP, from the coding sequence ATGAAAGGATTTGTCTATGATGATGACCCCGGTACTCCTCCGGAAAAACACGATGAGCCGGCAGCCGGGTTGAATGACGGGACCGATTCTGGTCCGGCAGAGCCACGATGGCGCTTTATCGTGCCGGTGCTGCTTGTTCTTGTGGTAATGCTTGTGGGGCTCGGGATCTATGCTCAACATTGGCAAAGGAGTGTCTGGGTCAGAGATATTATTGTCAGCGGCAATCGCTTGCTGGATACCGGGGAGCTACGGGAAAAGGCGGCGGGTCTGCTCGGCAGAGATCTCGATGATGTTGATGATGCTGTTCTTACGAAGCGCTATGCCGAGCTGCCCTATATCCGGAGGGCCGGTATCACGAAAGAGATGAACGGAATCGTTCGGGTCACGGTTGAAGAACGTGTTCCCATGGTGAAGGTTGTGAATGGTGATAAAGTTCAGGTTATTGACACGGAAGGTTATATCTTGCCTTATCGTGACCTTCCCCCTTCTTCGTCGAGACTGCTTCAGGTCACCGGGATGAAAACAAGACACGTCAAGGGAACCCACTTGAAAAAAGCCGATGAAAAGCATTTTGCTGTTCTCAAAGAGATGGTCGAGGCTTTAAGAGCATCTGAATACGCGCGGTTATTGGTACGAGATGTGTGTCTGGAAGGGGAAAACGGTGCTTATTTTTCGGTAGCCGGTACCCCTACCCGTTTTATCGTCGGGAATGATGGAGACTACAAGGAAAAGTTGAAAAAATTCGAGATATTCTGGCAAAAGGTGGTTGAAAAAATGGGACTCGACGGTTATGAGAAGGTTGATTTGCGATTTGACAAAAGGGTTTTTGCGGTAGAGAGCGGCCGTGGAAGTTCGCAGAGGATATCGCCCTGA